The Alteromonas stellipolaris genome includes a region encoding these proteins:
- a CDS encoding putative bifunctional diguanylate cyclase/phosphodiesterase — protein MQSRVTQRIYGLPLVLFVFLSLLFVAAGVYLDNEDKRVRISKAQSVAEQVKISLEVFSTERMQAVHNLMRNWPTFAPNQVDWFNAQAMSLMGMQRGYSSLTFADQNGVIQWIATPSHGMKTRLSNELIGKPLASVGLTIPTPAESLTSTLVHSSVTGHYHIIVGRTISPQELNHGFLLAGFDAQTILGVMLGELEGPQFNFALQDAGRTLFSNGELVDDGTVIATEPFPFIGRQFSLSMQTEVGRYRSGVLVVVIGLFMSALASWIFHKQMKGAVNLSASQKRYLTASEASLDALVIYRPAGNDYELVEANRYSRFLFRGACSELSTKTLKAQLTLLGKADLFDSVVAVAINNKPFEEYVAIKGNKIAPEWLKVQVVKAGDNIALTARDVTERFKAQQALKHSEERYRRLVDGMHRHFVYTKTAEHKFIYVSAGISTILGFTPDNFIEKQSRLVRRIPDETFEIRAKSGLGVKPAPYLVHYTSYDGTELVLEFSDTPILDESGALIAVEGIARDVTKEQELQAEVAYQANHDQLTGLLNRYAFDKQLREILESNAVNTVDKNVEIVRDNVTSIFPASTSGDTTNPGVMCFIDMDRFKLVNDSCGHPAGDKLLQEVSTIFKRHISDKDLLARIGGDEFCIIYHQQPLDKVKIKLDKLLKAISTYRFMYGDKLFFVGASIGVIEITPQEHNAAELIKAADNACYKAKHLGRNRYFVYHAQDAQLGMDSSENDVLHTLHKALQFDGFELYSQAIMPLNSIGEDTATALEHYEILLRLTGSDGSLISPGLFIPLAERHGLMNKVDYWVVDNTLKMLEANPLHVDNVAKVAINLSGITLGDEITLLKITQRLQGTPVPLEKICFEITETTAVTNLSAAKHFISTLRAIGCSFALDDFGAGMSSFTYLKNLDVDYVKIDGSFVRNIVHDPIDHATVTAINNIAHSMGKQTVAEFVVDTATANVLKVLQVDYGQGFALDKPQPLAHRVQWLTKLVSV, from the coding sequence ATGCAATCAAGAGTTACCCAGCGAATATACGGGCTGCCCCTAGTGCTGTTCGTGTTTCTATCCCTGCTTTTTGTCGCAGCTGGTGTCTATCTAGACAATGAAGACAAGCGAGTTCGAATTTCGAAAGCCCAATCCGTTGCCGAACAGGTAAAGATTAGCTTAGAAGTATTCTCTACAGAACGTATGCAAGCCGTTCATAATTTAATGCGAAACTGGCCAACCTTTGCGCCCAATCAGGTGGATTGGTTTAATGCGCAAGCGATGTCGTTGATGGGAATGCAGCGCGGGTATAGTTCGCTAACCTTTGCTGATCAAAATGGTGTCATCCAATGGATAGCTACCCCTAGCCATGGAATGAAAACTCGCCTATCAAACGAACTTATCGGCAAGCCACTCGCATCGGTAGGGCTCACTATTCCCACACCTGCTGAGTCGTTGACCAGTACATTGGTTCATTCGTCGGTAACGGGGCATTATCATATTATTGTTGGCCGTACCATTAGCCCTCAAGAACTCAATCACGGGTTCTTACTGGCGGGCTTTGATGCACAAACGATTTTGGGCGTTATGCTTGGCGAGCTAGAAGGTCCTCAGTTTAATTTTGCGCTTCAAGACGCTGGTCGCACCCTATTTAGCAATGGTGAGTTAGTTGATGACGGAACCGTGATTGCGACTGAGCCGTTTCCGTTTATTGGTCGTCAGTTTTCGCTGTCTATGCAGACCGAAGTGGGGCGTTATAGATCTGGTGTATTAGTCGTGGTGATAGGGCTTTTCATGTCGGCGTTGGCCAGTTGGATTTTTCATAAGCAAATGAAAGGTGCGGTGAATCTATCGGCCAGTCAAAAGCGTTACCTTACGGCCAGTGAGGCATCGTTAGATGCGTTAGTCATTTATCGCCCTGCAGGCAATGATTATGAGTTAGTTGAAGCAAACCGCTACAGTCGATTTCTATTTCGTGGGGCATGTTCAGAGTTAAGCACTAAAACACTGAAAGCTCAGTTAACGCTTCTAGGCAAAGCTGACCTCTTTGATAGTGTTGTTGCGGTGGCAATAAACAACAAGCCCTTTGAAGAGTATGTTGCTATCAAAGGGAATAAAATTGCACCTGAATGGTTGAAGGTACAAGTAGTTAAAGCCGGGGACAATATTGCCTTGACCGCAAGGGATGTCACAGAGAGATTTAAGGCTCAGCAAGCTCTTAAACATAGCGAAGAGCGCTATCGCAGGTTGGTAGATGGCATGCACAGGCACTTCGTTTATACCAAAACCGCTGAACATAAGTTTATTTATGTGAGTGCAGGAATTAGTACTATCTTAGGTTTTACTCCAGATAATTTTATCGAAAAACAATCTCGACTTGTCAGAAGAATACCAGATGAGACTTTCGAAATACGAGCGAAATCGGGTCTGGGAGTAAAACCCGCCCCTTATCTGGTTCACTACACCAGTTATGATGGTACCGAGTTGGTACTAGAGTTTTCAGATACCCCTATATTAGATGAATCTGGCGCGCTAATTGCGGTGGAGGGCATAGCCAGGGATGTGACAAAAGAGCAAGAATTACAAGCTGAAGTAGCGTATCAAGCAAATCATGATCAATTGACGGGTCTACTCAACCGCTATGCTTTTGATAAGCAACTACGAGAAATTTTAGAGTCTAATGCCGTCAATACTGTTGATAAAAATGTCGAAATTGTAAGAGATAACGTCACTTCCATATTCCCAGCATCCACGTCGGGTGATACAACTAACCCCGGCGTGATGTGCTTTATCGATATGGACAGATTTAAGTTAGTGAACGACAGTTGTGGGCACCCAGCTGGCGATAAGTTACTTCAGGAAGTGTCTACCATCTTTAAGCGGCATATCAGTGACAAAGACTTACTTGCCCGCATCGGCGGGGATGAGTTTTGTATTATTTATCATCAACAGCCCCTCGATAAGGTAAAAATAAAGCTCGATAAACTGTTAAAGGCTATCTCTACTTATCGGTTTATGTATGGAGATAAGCTATTTTTCGTTGGTGCAAGCATTGGTGTCATTGAAATAACCCCTCAAGAACATAATGCGGCAGAGCTTATAAAGGCAGCTGACAATGCCTGTTATAAGGCCAAGCATTTAGGAAGAAACAGATACTTTGTCTATCACGCTCAAGATGCTCAGCTAGGCATGGATAGCAGCGAAAATGACGTACTACACACCCTGCATAAAGCACTTCAGTTCGATGGTTTTGAATTATATAGCCAAGCCATTATGCCGCTAAATAGCATAGGCGAAGACACTGCCACCGCCCTTGAGCACTATGAAATATTGCTTCGCCTGACGGGAAGCGACGGTAGCCTAATTAGCCCAGGTTTATTTATTCCTCTTGCCGAGCGTCATGGCTTAATGAACAAAGTGGACTATTGGGTAGTAGATAATACGTTAAAGATGTTAGAGGCCAATCCGCTGCACGTAGACAATGTGGCTAAAGTGGCCATTAACTTGTCAGGGATTACCCTTGGTGATGAAATCACCTTGTTGAAAATTACCCAGCGGCTTCAAGGCACCCCAGTACCTTTAGAAAAGATTTGCTTTGAAATCACCGAAACCACCGCGGTCACCAACTTAAGTGCGGCAAAGCATTTTATCTCCACGCTTCGAGCAATAGGCTGTAGCTTTGCCCTCGACGATTTTGGTGCGGGGATGTCGTCTTTCACCTACCTTAAAAACTTGGATGTCGACTACGTCAAAATTGACGGTTCCTTTGTTCGAAATATTGTTCACGATCCAATCGATCATGCTACAGTTACCGCGATAAATAATATTGCTCACAGTATGGGTAAGCAAACGGTGGCGGAGTTTGTGGTAGATACCGCAACGGCAAATGTACTAAAGGTATTACAGGTAGACTACGGTCAAGGTTTTGCCTTAGATAAGCCCCAACCCCTTGCTCATCGCGTACAGTGGCTTACAAAACTCGTGTCTGTTTAG
- a CDS encoding S9 family peptidase produces the protein MKKALLIGAAMLSTAVQAEPLDIERIFASPSLDGNAPRALKVSPDGERVTFLKGKQTDYERLDLWEYHIDSGETRLLFDSNDLQSGEEVLSDEEKARRERMRLSGSGIVSYQWSADGKALLFPLGGDVYYHKLGEKGAKQLLDTDVFETDIKLSPKGNYISFIRDQNLFVKHIESGKETAITKEGGGNIKFGMAEFVAQEEMGRMTGYWWSPDESFIAFTKVDESPVDVISRSEIYADDIKTIEQKYPKAGTNNVLVELAIQNINNGARRWVDLGEDKDIYLARGKWMPNSETFTYQWQTRDQQTLELRAYNVPTEKQDVLLSETSNTWVNLHNDLYFLSDSDQFIWASERDGFKHLYLYENSGKLVRQLTQGDWVVDNIEAVDAKSNRIYFAGRKDTPLESHAYSVSLDGGDISRITNEGAYHSVSFSKDASIFIDRFSTINSPAQVNLNDASGKRITWLEENKVEEGHPLHPYMDTWTKPEFGDITTKDGATLKYRIYKPENLEKKHPVIVYLYGGPHAQVVTNSWAGNRGLLMQHWVDKGYVVFTLDNRGSNYRGKAFEDPIYKKMGFIEVDDQVAGVEFLRTLPYVDAKRIGVHGHSYGGYMTLMTMFKAGDYFQAGVSGAPVTDWRLYDTHYTERYMGNPKTDDDAYTASSVFPYAKDLKGDLLIYHGMADDNVLFTHSTMLYKHLQDLAIPFETMDYPGKKHSIRGKQTGIHLYKTITNFFDRNLTPEQ, from the coding sequence ATGAAAAAAGCCCTTTTAATAGGAGCCGCTATGCTCTCTACAGCTGTACAGGCCGAACCGCTCGATATTGAGCGTATTTTCGCTTCTCCTTCCCTTGATGGCAATGCGCCTCGCGCACTTAAAGTTTCTCCAGATGGAGAAAGAGTTACGTTCTTAAAAGGAAAACAGACCGATTATGAACGTCTCGATTTATGGGAATACCATATAGACAGTGGCGAAACCCGCCTATTGTTCGATTCAAATGACCTTCAAAGTGGCGAAGAAGTGTTAAGTGACGAAGAAAAAGCCCGTCGCGAACGTATGCGTCTGTCGGGTAGTGGTATTGTAAGCTATCAATGGTCTGCAGACGGTAAGGCCCTCCTTTTCCCGCTAGGTGGTGATGTTTATTACCACAAACTCGGTGAAAAAGGGGCAAAGCAACTTCTTGATACTGACGTATTCGAAACTGATATTAAGCTTTCTCCTAAAGGAAATTACATTTCTTTCATTCGCGACCAAAACTTGTTTGTAAAACATATTGAGTCGGGCAAAGAAACCGCCATCACAAAAGAAGGCGGCGGTAACATTAAATTTGGAATGGCCGAATTCGTTGCCCAAGAAGAAATGGGCAGAATGACAGGTTACTGGTGGTCGCCAGATGAAAGCTTTATTGCATTTACCAAAGTAGATGAAAGCCCTGTAGATGTTATTTCTCGTTCTGAAATTTATGCCGACGACATTAAAACCATTGAACAAAAATACCCGAAAGCAGGCACCAACAATGTACTTGTTGAACTGGCTATTCAAAACATCAATAACGGTGCACGTAGATGGGTAGATTTAGGCGAAGACAAAGACATTTACCTTGCCCGCGGTAAGTGGATGCCTAACAGTGAAACCTTCACGTATCAGTGGCAGACTCGCGATCAACAAACGCTTGAGCTTAGAGCGTATAACGTTCCAACAGAAAAGCAGGACGTGTTGTTAAGCGAAACCAGTAATACGTGGGTTAACTTGCATAACGATTTGTACTTTTTGTCTGACTCAGACCAGTTTATCTGGGCTTCTGAGCGAGATGGCTTCAAGCACCTTTACCTTTACGAGAACAGCGGTAAGTTAGTACGTCAGCTAACTCAAGGCGACTGGGTGGTTGATAACATTGAGGCGGTTGATGCTAAGAGCAACCGAATTTACTTCGCAGGTCGTAAAGACACACCGCTTGAAAGTCACGCCTATTCAGTGTCATTAGACGGTGGTGATATTTCACGTATTACCAATGAAGGCGCTTATCACAGTGTATCGTTCAGTAAAGATGCTTCTATCTTTATCGACCGCTTCTCTACCATTAATTCACCTGCCCAAGTGAATTTAAATGATGCTTCTGGCAAGCGTATTACATGGCTTGAAGAAAACAAAGTTGAAGAAGGCCACCCGCTACATCCCTATATGGACACGTGGACTAAACCTGAATTTGGTGACATTACCACCAAAGATGGCGCAACCTTAAAGTACCGTATTTACAAACCTGAAAACCTTGAAAAGAAACACCCTGTTATTGTGTATCTTTACGGTGGTCCACACGCGCAAGTTGTGACGAATAGCTGGGCAGGTAACCGTGGGTTACTGATGCAGCATTGGGTAGATAAGGGCTATGTGGTGTTTACCCTTGATAACCGTGGCTCTAACTACCGTGGTAAAGCATTTGAAGATCCTATCTACAAGAAAATGGGCTTTATTGAAGTTGACGACCAAGTAGCAGGTGTTGAGTTTTTACGTACCCTACCGTACGTAGATGCTAAGCGTATTGGTGTTCATGGCCACAGTTATGGTGGTTATATGACGCTAATGACCATGTTTAAAGCCGGTGATTACTTCCAAGCAGGTGTGTCTGGCGCACCAGTTACCGACTGGCGCTTATACGACACCCATTACACCGAACGCTATATGGGTAACCCTAAAACCGATGACGATGCGTACACCGCCTCTTCCGTATTCCCATACGCAAAAGACTTAAAGGGTGACTTGCTTATTTATCACGGAATGGCTGACGACAACGTGTTGTTCACCCACTCTACCATGCTATACAAACATCTTCAGGATTTGGCAATTCCATTTGAAACCATGGATTACCCTGGTAAGAAGCACAGTATTCGTGGTAAGCAAACGGGGATCCATTTGTACAAAACAATTACTAACTTCTTCGATAGAAATTTAACGCCTGAGCAATAA
- a CDS encoding amidohydrolase yields MLKMHVNTTEIVREITLSQSNNRLIKRSILKLGGAFAIASLSSIACAATLFTNVKGYTLNDDAELVTFSNILIDDGKVVSLNVSAKDTKAGMTDDVSITETIDGEGLVMLPGLIDAHGHLLGLGANLLEVDLRESTSAANAAESVAEYALANSTQPWITGRGWNQELWSDRAFPTSSDLDKKVSDRPVWLTRVDGHAGWANTKTLTLAGITKDTPTPVGGEIVKDANGEPTGVLIDNAMALVEPYLPTQSNAVYKRQLDAAGKHLLSNGITSMHDAGVGRGVYDFYIKQAVQAELPIRIYAMISATDPDLSKLLGKGPIRDANDYLYIRSVKAYGDGALGSRGAALLAPYSDAPHQHGLLLTQPEDMTPLFTSVIGAGFQLNYHAIGDKANHVALNEFEKTFTAIGGSELRNRIEHAQVIAPEDLARFAELDVLPSMQPTHATSDKNMAEDRIGKDRMEGAYAWQTLLESGIPLPLGSDFPVELANPFYGLHAAVTRQDRENQPVKGWYAHEALTIKQAFKGFTLDAAYAGHMEDTLGTLTPGKWADFILVDQDIFTIDKKDIWKTQVHATYIAGKKVFSK; encoded by the coding sequence ATGCTAAAAATGCACGTTAATACGACAGAAATAGTACGTGAAATTACCCTTAGTCAAAGTAACAACCGCCTCATAAAGCGCTCCATTCTTAAATTAGGTGGCGCGTTTGCTATTGCCTCACTATCCAGTATCGCTTGTGCAGCAACACTTTTTACCAACGTAAAAGGTTACACGCTGAATGATGATGCTGAGTTAGTGACCTTCTCAAACATCCTTATTGATGACGGTAAGGTGGTATCGCTAAACGTCAGTGCAAAAGACACTAAAGCCGGCATGACTGATGATGTGTCGATAACAGAAACCATTGATGGTGAAGGTCTCGTTATGTTGCCTGGCCTTATTGATGCTCACGGGCACTTATTGGGCTTGGGGGCTAACCTACTTGAAGTGGATTTACGTGAAAGCACCAGTGCTGCCAATGCCGCAGAAAGCGTGGCGGAATATGCACTGGCAAATAGCACGCAACCTTGGATTACTGGCCGAGGTTGGAACCAAGAATTATGGTCTGATAGAGCCTTTCCAACCAGTTCTGATTTAGACAAAAAAGTGTCTGACCGCCCTGTTTGGCTCACTCGTGTAGACGGCCATGCTGGCTGGGCAAATACCAAGACCCTCACCTTAGCGGGTATCACTAAAGACACGCCTACACCGGTTGGCGGTGAGATTGTTAAAGATGCGAATGGCGAGCCAACAGGGGTATTAATTGATAATGCCATGGCGTTAGTCGAACCCTATTTGCCAACGCAAAGCAATGCGGTATACAAACGCCAACTAGATGCAGCAGGTAAGCACTTACTATCAAATGGCATTACGTCAATGCATGATGCAGGTGTCGGCCGTGGTGTGTACGACTTTTATATTAAACAAGCAGTTCAAGCTGAACTGCCCATTCGAATATACGCCATGATAAGCGCCACTGACCCCGACTTAAGTAAACTATTAGGAAAAGGGCCCATTCGCGACGCTAACGATTATTTATATATTCGTTCAGTAAAAGCCTATGGCGATGGTGCGCTTGGCAGCAGAGGCGCAGCCTTATTAGCCCCCTACTCTGACGCACCCCACCAGCATGGTTTATTACTCACTCAGCCTGAAGATATGACGCCGTTGTTTACGTCGGTCATAGGCGCTGGGTTTCAATTGAATTACCACGCTATTGGCGATAAAGCGAATCATGTTGCGCTGAATGAGTTTGAAAAAACATTTACGGCTATCGGCGGTAGTGAATTACGTAACCGAATAGAACATGCGCAAGTTATCGCGCCTGAAGATCTCGCTCGTTTTGCCGAGTTAGATGTATTGCCATCCATGCAGCCCACTCACGCTACCAGCGATAAAAACATGGCTGAAGATCGTATTGGCAAAGACAGAATGGAAGGCGCTTATGCGTGGCAAACTTTACTTGAATCAGGTATTCCTTTGCCTCTTGGCTCAGATTTCCCAGTGGAGTTGGCTAACCCATTCTATGGTTTACACGCTGCGGTAACCCGCCAAGACAGAGAAAACCAGCCAGTTAAAGGCTGGTATGCCCACGAGGCGCTTACTATTAAGCAAGCCTTTAAAGGTTTTACCTTAGATGCTGCTTACGCGGGACATATGGAAGACACCCTTGGCACTCTTACGCCTGGCAAGTGGGCGGATTTCATACTGGTTGATCAAGATATCTTTACCATAGATAAAAAAGATATTTGGAAAACCCAAGTGCATGCTACCTACATAGCAGGTAAAAAAGTGTTTTCGAAATAG
- a CDS encoding lactoylglutathione lyase family protein → MTEAVKTPYPRTFSHIGISVPDLDAAVKFYTEVLGWYLIMKPTEIVEDDSAIGEMCTDVFGAGWDKFRIAHLSTGDRVGVEIFEFKNQENPENNFEYWKTGVFHFCVQDPDVEGLAEKIVEAGGKKRMKAPRYYYPGEKPYRMIYMEDPFGNILEIYSHSYELHYASGAYQ, encoded by the coding sequence ATGACTGAAGCAGTTAAGACCCCTTATCCACGTACGTTTTCACATATTGGTATTTCGGTTCCAGACCTTGATGCCGCCGTTAAGTTTTACACTGAAGTACTAGGCTGGTACTTAATCATGAAGCCAACTGAAATTGTTGAAGATGACTCAGCAATTGGTGAAATGTGTACTGATGTATTTGGTGCAGGTTGGGATAAATTCCGCATTGCTCACCTTTCAACGGGCGACCGCGTAGGTGTTGAAATATTTGAATTTAAAAATCAGGAAAACCCTGAGAACAACTTCGAATACTGGAAAACGGGTGTGTTCCATTTCTGTGTTCAAGACCCTGATGTTGAAGGCTTGGCAGAAAAGATTGTAGAAGCCGGTGGTAAGAAACGCATGAAAGCACCACGTTATTACTACCCAGGCGAAAAGCCTTACCGCATGATTTACATGGAAGACCCGTTTGGTAACATCCTTGAAATTTATAGCCACAGCTATGAACTTCATTATGCTAGCGGTGCCTACCAGTAA
- a CDS encoding serine/threonine dehydratase produces the protein MHSSETELSYSAITQAYDRIKDHVKRTPIMESSLLNKWMGHRILFKAECLQTIGAFKLRGALNFLAHLDERGELPKKVVANSSGNHAQAVAYAAAKYGIPATIFASETISPIKAAATESYGAKLKLFATRQEADIAVANAAEEAGTVWIPPFNHPDIVAGQGTAAVEALEDAGKVDAIFAPCGGGGLLSGTLLTARALQPDALVIGAEPLAANDASQSLQQGEIVALDAPPVTLADGAATPSVGNVTFPLLQELDDFYEVDELQIAYWTQWLQHLLKLHIEPTCAMSMAAVAAWAANTPPGQTALVMLSGGNISQASMAAIWERDFLLQPPIINTEE, from the coding sequence ATGCACTCTAGTGAAACGGAACTCTCCTACTCGGCCATAACTCAAGCGTATGACAGAATTAAAGACCACGTTAAGCGCACACCTATTATGGAGTCGAGCCTGTTAAATAAGTGGATGGGGCATCGTATTTTATTTAAAGCTGAATGCCTTCAAACCATAGGAGCATTTAAGCTGCGCGGCGCACTAAATTTCTTGGCGCACTTAGATGAACGGGGTGAACTACCTAAAAAGGTGGTGGCCAATAGTTCAGGTAATCATGCCCAGGCTGTGGCTTATGCTGCTGCAAAATATGGCATTCCCGCCACTATTTTCGCTAGCGAAACCATTTCTCCTATTAAAGCAGCGGCCACCGAAAGCTATGGAGCAAAGTTGAAACTCTTTGCTACCCGCCAAGAAGCCGATATTGCCGTGGCCAATGCCGCTGAGGAAGCAGGTACGGTATGGATACCGCCGTTTAACCATCCAGATATTGTAGCTGGCCAAGGTACTGCTGCCGTTGAAGCCCTAGAAGATGCAGGTAAAGTAGATGCTATATTCGCCCCTTGTGGCGGTGGTGGTTTGTTATCGGGCACTTTGCTTACTGCTCGGGCGTTACAACCCGATGCGTTAGTTATTGGGGCTGAACCACTTGCCGCCAACGATGCCTCTCAGTCATTGCAGCAAGGTGAGATAGTTGCCCTTGATGCACCGCCGGTGACCCTTGCCGACGGCGCTGCAACGCCCTCAGTGGGCAATGTGACCTTTCCTCTATTACAAGAACTTGATGATTTTTACGAAGTGGACGAATTGCAAATAGCCTACTGGACACAGTGGCTGCAGCACCTATTGAAACTTCACATAGAACCCACTTGCGCCATGAGTATGGCAGCGGTTGCGGCATGGGCTGCTAACACACCACCTGGCCAAACTGCGTTGGTTATGCTGTCTGGCGGCAATATTAGCCAAGCCTCTATGGCTGCAATTTGGGAACGAGACTTTTTGCTTCAACCCCCTATTATTAACACGGAAGAATAA
- a CDS encoding LysR family transcriptional regulator gives MLNPLWLDTFKMLVETGNFTRTAEQRFMTQPGVSQHIKKLEDACGCALLIRLGKGVELTEQGQRVYDYALSLSKHEQALIESLKFDAPYEGKCVIGCSGALAQRLYPVLVELQVTHPRLSIHLEVAPNRTILNNIQASSLELGIVTQQPDEELFSSEKIGHESLGLILPKDTPYEAIDDTLLALGLINHPDAMHYLKLYFSHSGEQALMQLDPSRLPQRGYINQLSQILLPVSKGLGFTVLPIKVLDSFADAANSLTIYPARHDVTEPLYFVKTPHRSLPLRYQKIQSLIVEALESS, from the coding sequence ATGCTGAATCCTTTGTGGCTCGACACCTTTAAGATGTTAGTTGAAACGGGTAATTTCACCCGCACCGCAGAACAGCGGTTTATGACCCAGCCAGGCGTGAGCCAGCATATTAAGAAGCTTGAAGATGCCTGTGGCTGTGCGCTACTTATTCGTTTGGGTAAAGGGGTTGAACTGACCGAACAAGGCCAACGAGTTTACGACTATGCGCTAAGCTTGAGTAAGCATGAGCAAGCGCTGATAGAGAGTTTAAAGTTTGATGCACCCTATGAAGGTAAGTGCGTAATTGGGTGTTCTGGTGCGTTAGCACAGCGTTTGTACCCTGTGTTAGTTGAGCTACAAGTCACCCATCCTCGCTTGAGCATACATTTAGAAGTTGCCCCAAACCGCACCATATTAAACAACATTCAAGCATCTAGCCTTGAACTAGGCATAGTTACCCAGCAGCCTGACGAGGAATTGTTTTCATCTGAAAAGATAGGCCATGAATCACTGGGGCTTATTTTACCCAAGGATACGCCTTATGAGGCCATTGACGATACATTGCTCGCCCTTGGATTGATAAATCACCCAGATGCCATGCATTACTTAAAGCTTTATTTTAGTCACAGCGGCGAGCAAGCCTTGATGCAGTTAGATCCTAGCCGGTTGCCACAGCGTGGTTATATAAACCAACTGTCTCAAATTTTATTGCCGGTTAGTAAAGGGCTAGGCTTTACCGTACTGCCTATTAAGGTGCTTGATAGCTTTGCTGACGCGGCAAACAGCTTAACCATTTACCCCGCAAGGCACGATGTGACTGAACCGCTGTATTTTGTGAAAACACCTCACCGCTCACTGCCACTTCGCTATCAAAAAATTCAGTCGTTGATTGTGGAAGCGCTCGAAAGCAGCTAA
- a CDS encoding PH domain-containing protein, translating into MGLFDTLLGNASETSAEAVNEELSPILAENETVTAAFKLVRDLSVFTNKRLILIDKQGLTGRKVNYHSIPYKSITQFVVETAGHFDTDAELKIWLSGKSDAIEIELSKASAQDVQKNLANQMFA; encoded by the coding sequence ATGGGCTTATTTGACACCTTGCTAGGTAACGCTAGTGAAACCAGCGCTGAAGCGGTAAATGAAGAACTCTCACCCATACTGGCTGAAAATGAAACCGTCACCGCGGCATTTAAACTAGTAAGAGATTTAAGTGTATTTACCAATAAGCGTTTGATCCTTATTGATAAGCAAGGATTAACAGGCAGAAAGGTGAACTACCACTCTATTCCTTATAAGTCGATCACGCAGTTTGTGGTAGAAACTGCGGGCCACTTCGATACCGATGCAGAACTAAAAATATGGTTATCAGGTAAAAGTGATGCTATCGAAATTGAGTTAAGTAAAGCGTCGGCGCAAGATGTGCAGAAGAACTTAGCTAATCAGATGTTCGCCTAA
- a CDS encoding MBL fold metallo-hydrolase, whose translation MEIIIIPVTPFAQNCSLIWDAGSKQGAFVDPGGDIQKLICAASDNQVTIEKIILTHGHLDHVGGTVELAKYYDVPIVGPHLGDKFWLDALMQQSQMFGFPPATPFVPNQWLSDNDTISVGELTLEVLHCPGHTPGHVVLVERISNKVIVGDVIFAGSIGRTDFPQGDHQQLLDSINAKILTLPDDMVIYPGHGPTTTVAKEKASNPYVASQWG comes from the coding sequence TTGGAAATTATTATTATACCGGTGACGCCATTTGCTCAAAACTGTTCGCTTATTTGGGACGCAGGTAGCAAGCAAGGGGCATTTGTTGACCCTGGCGGAGATATACAGAAGCTCATCTGCGCGGCGTCAGATAATCAGGTAACTATTGAAAAAATCATTCTTACCCACGGTCATTTAGACCATGTAGGCGGCACTGTCGAACTTGCTAAATACTACGATGTGCCGATAGTAGGACCACACCTAGGTGACAAATTCTGGCTAGATGCTCTAATGCAGCAAAGCCAAATGTTTGGCTTTCCACCTGCCACGCCCTTTGTGCCGAACCAATGGTTAAGCGACAACGATACCATTTCAGTTGGAGAGCTAACGCTTGAGGTATTGCACTGCCCGGGGCATACCCCTGGCCATGTGGTTCTCGTGGAGCGAATAAGTAACAAGGTTATTGTGGGTGATGTGATTTTTGCTGGTTCAATTGGGCGCACTGATTTCCCTCAAGGAGATCATCAACAGCTACTCGATTCAATAAACGCAAAAATTTTAACACTACCTGACGATATGGTGATTTATCCTGGTCATGGCCCTACCACCACGGTAGCAAAAGAAAAAGCCAGTAACCCTTACGTTGCATCACAATGGGGTTAA